The Pontibacter deserti region CTGATCGAAGGTAAGGCAATCCAGTTACACCCACTTGTGTGTACTGCGTTCAACGCCGACTTTGACGGTGACCAGATGGCGGTGCACGTTCCACTGGGACCTGCTGCAATCCTGGAAGCCTCAATGTTGATGCTTGCTTCACATAACATCCTGAACCCTGCTAACGGTGCTCCAATTGCAGTACCATCTCAGGACATGGTTCTTGGTTTATATTATGTAACTAAAGGTAAGCGTAGCACAGAAACAGAAACTATCAAAGGAGAAGGCATGAGCTTCTATTCTCCTGAAGAAGTTATTATTGCTATAAACGAAGGTCGCCTTTCTAAGCATGCACATATTAAAGTGCGTGTAAACGTGAAGAACGAAAAAGGTGAGATCGAAAACAGATTAACAGAAACCGTAGCTGGTCGTGTATTATTCAACCAGTTTGTTCCTGAGGAAGTTGGATACATTGATGAACTGTTGACCAAGAAAAAGCTTCAGCAGGTTATATCTCGTGTGTTCAAAGAAACAGGTATGGCTCGTACGGCTCACTTCCTGGATGATATCAAAACACTTGGATTCCAGTCTGCTTATAAAGGTGGTCTGTCAATGGGTCTTGGTGATATCAATATCCCGGCAGAGAAAGAGGTACTGGTAGAGCAGGCTAAGAAAGATGTAGATGCTGTATGGCAGAACTACTCAATGGGTCTGATCACTGATAACGAGCGTTACAACCAGGTAATTGATATTTGGACACGTATCAACAATCAGATTACTGAAACGCTGATGCGCCGTCTGGAAAATGAGGATCAGGGCTTCAACTCAATCTTCATGATGATGCACTCTGGTGCCCGTGGTTCAAGAGAGCAGATCCGTCAGTTAGGTGGTATGCGTGGTCTGATGGCTAAGCCTCAGAAATCATTGCAAGGTTCAGTAGGTGAGATTATCGAGAACCCAATCTTATCTAACTTTAAGGAAGGTCTGGATGTAATCGAGTACTTCATCTCTACACACGGTGCTCGTAAAGGTCTTGCCGATACAGCGCTTAAAACTGCGGATGCTGGTTACCTGACTCGTCGTCTGGTAGACGTATCTCAGGACGTAATTGTGAACGAAGAAGATTGCGGTACACTACGTGGTCTGGAAGTAAGTGCGCTGAAAGATAATGAAGATATCGTGGAGTCTCTGTCAGAGCGTATACTTGGTCGTGTAACTGTACACGATGTATATGACCCAATTACAAATGAGCTTATAGTTGAGTCTGGTTCTGAAATTACGGAAGATATAGCCCGTGACATTGAGAACACAGCGATTGAAGCAGTAGAGATCCGTTCAGTACTTACTTGTGAGTCTAAGCGTGGTATTTGCGCTAAGTGCTACGGCCGTAACCTGGCAACAGGATTTATGGTGCAGAAAGGTGAGGCAGTTGGTGTTATTGCAGCACAATCAATTGGTGAGCCTGGTACACAGCTGACACTTCGTACGTTCCACGTTGGTGGTACGGCATCTAACATTGCGGTAGAAGCAACTATAAAAGCAAAGTTTGCTGGTAAAATCGAATATGAAGATGTGCGTACAATCGACACGATCAACAACGAGGGTGAGCCAGTGAAAGTAGTAATGGGACGTTCGGGTGAAGTGAAGATAGTTGATCCAAACACAGGAAAACTGTTTATTTCCAACCACGTGCCTTACGGTTCATTCCTGACAGTAACAGATGGTCAGATCATTGAAAAAGGTGACAACATCTGTAGCTGGGATCCATACAATGCAGTTATACTTTCAGAATTCGATGGTACAGTAACCTACGAATCAATTATTGAAGGTATCACTTACCGTGAAGAGTCTGATGAACAGACTGGTTACCGTGAGAAAGTGATTATCGATACAAAAGATAAGACACAGAACCCAGCTATAATTGTAAATCCTAAGAATGGTGAGCCAAAAGGTTATAACATTCCGGTAGGTGCACACATTGTGGTAGAAGATGGTGAGAAAATCAAAGCAGGGCAGATACTTGTTAAGATTCCTCGCGCAATCGGTAAAACAAGAGATATTACAGGTGGTCTTCCACGAGTTACAGAATTGTTCGAAGCACGTAACCCATCTAACCCGGCAGTAGTGTCTGAAATTGATGGTGTAGTTACGTATGGTAGCGTGAAGCGTGGTAACCGTGAAATCTTCATTGAATCGAAAGATGGCGTGAAGAAGAAATACATGGTTCCACTTTCTAAGCACATTCTGGTTCAGGATAATGACTTCGTTCGTGCAGGTATGCCATTATCAGATGGTGCAATTACGCCAACAGATATTCTGAATATACAAGGACCTGGTGCTGTACAAGAGTACCTGGTAAATGAGATTCAGGAAGTATACCGTCTGCAGGGTGTGAAGATCAATGATAAGCACATTGAAGTAGTAGTTCGCCAAATGATGCAGAAAGTAGTGATCATCGATCCAGGTGATACAAGCTTCTTGGAGCACCAGGTTGTTGATAAAATCAACTTCATGGAAGAGAACGACCGCATTATCGATATGAAAGTGGTGGAAGAAGCAGGAGATTCTGCTAACCTGAAACCAGGTCAGATTGTAACTGCTCGTCGTCTGCGTGATGAGAACTCTAGCTTGAAACGCCGTGACTTAAGACTAGTGACAGTTCGTGATGCTTCACCTGCTGTTTCTCGTCCAACGTTACAAGGTATAACACAGGCTTCATTGGGTACTCAGAGCTTTATATCGGCAGCTTCGTTCCAGGAAACTACGAAAGTACTTAGCGAAGCAGCAATCAAAGGTAAGGCAGATGAACTGTTAGGCTTGAAAGAGAACGTAATTGTCGGACATCTAATACCAGCTGGTACTGGATTAAAAGAGTACCAGAAACTGATTGTTGGAAGCCAGGAAGAATACGAATCTTTAACAGAGTCTAAAAAGGCATCAGCTAAATCAAGACAGCAGGCACTTCAGAATAAATAATAAAAATGGCGGAAGAACAGCAGAATCAAAATCAGATTAACATCGAGCTATCGGAAGAAATAGCAGAAGGGCAGTATGCTAACCTTGCTATGATTGCGCATTCGAGCAGTGAGTTTGTAATAGATTTTATCCGTCTGATGCCAGGTTTGCCAAAAGCGAAAGTCAAATCAAGAGTTGTTATCACACCAGAGCATGCTAAGAGATTATTAGCTGCTCTGGCAGATAACATCAAAAAATACGAACAAAGCTTTGGGGATATAAAGCAGGCAAATGAAACGCCATCATTTCCAATGAACTTCGGAGGTACTGTTGGCGAAGCATAAGATGCTAATAATTAAATAATTAAAATTTTGAAATTGCAAAGTGATTTTTATACCTTTGCAGTCCAAAATTTAAAGTGGAAAAATCTATAATTAACAGATTGTAAATGCCTACTATACAGCAATTAGTAAGAAAAGGCAGAGAAAAACTGACATCAAAGTCAAAATCTCCAGCCTTAGATTCATGCCCACAGCGTCGTGGAGTGTGTACAAGAGTATATACTACAACTCCTAAGAAACCAAACTCTGCAATGCGTAAAGTTGCAAGGGTAAGATTAACAAACGGTAAAGAGGTTAACGCCTATATCCCTGGTGAAGGTCACAACCTTCAGGAGCACTCAATTGTGCTTATCAGAGGTGGTAGAGTAAAAGACCTTCCAGGTGTTCGTTACCACATCGTTCGTGGTGCACTTGATACTGCAGGTGTTAGTGGCCGTCTTCAGTCACGTTCTAAGTACGGAGCTAAGAGACCAAAGCCAGGACAAGCGCCAGCAGCTGCCGGAAAAGGTAAAAAGAAATAATAAATACAGTATAATACAATGAGAAAAGCAAAGCCGAAGAGTAGAATTCTCCTTCCAGATCCAAAATATAAAGAAACATTAGTAACACGTTTTGTAAACTACCTTATGGTAGATGGCAAGAAAAGTGTTGCTTATGGTATCTTCTATGATGCTGTAGATCTAGTAGAGCAAAGAACAAAAGAAAACGGTCTTGAAACTTGGAAGAAGGCATTGAACAACATCATGCCTAGCGTAGAAGTTAAAAGCCGTCGTGTAGGAGGAGCTACTTTCCAAGTGCCGACTGAGGTTCGTCCGGACCGCAGAGTATCTCTAGGAATCAAATGGATGATTTCCTACTCACGTAAGAGAGGTGAGAAGACAATGAAGGATAAATTAGCAGGTGAAATTATTGCAGCTGCTAAAGGTGAAGGTGCTGCCGTTAAGAAAAAAGACGATACGCACAGAATGGCAGAAGCAAACAAAGCATTCTCACACTTTAGATTCTAGTAATGGCAAGAGACTTAAAATACACACGAAATATTGGTATTGCTGCGCACATTGATGCTGGTAAAACCACTACTACTGAACG contains the following coding sequences:
- the rpoC gene encoding DNA-directed RNA polymerase subunit beta', yielding MAFAKTKKLTQDFSKVTISLASPESILERSNGEVVKPETINYRTYKPEMGGLFCERIFGPVKDWECHCGKYKRIRYKGIICDRCGVEVTEKKVRRERMGHIELVVPVAHIWYFKSLPNKIGYLLGLPTKKLDQIIYYERYVVIQPGILAEDGVNTLDFLTEDEYLDMVDKLPRENQILDNNDPNKFIAKMGAEALQMLLERTNLDDLSYELRHAAAHETSQQRKAEALKRLRVVEAFRDAATRIENRPEWMIIRMVPVIPPELRPLVPLDGGRFATSDLNDLYRRVIIRNNRLKRLIEIKAPEVILRNEKRMLQEAVDSLFDNSRKVNAVRAEGNRALKSLSDMLKGKQGRFRQNLLGKRVDYSGRSVIVVGPELKLHECGLPKNMAAELFKPFIIRKLIERGIVKTVKSAKKIVDRKDPVVWDILENVLKGHPVLLNRAPTLHRLGIQAFQPKLIEGKAIQLHPLVCTAFNADFDGDQMAVHVPLGPAAILEASMLMLASHNILNPANGAPIAVPSQDMVLGLYYVTKGKRSTETETIKGEGMSFYSPEEVIIAINEGRLSKHAHIKVRVNVKNEKGEIENRLTETVAGRVLFNQFVPEEVGYIDELLTKKKLQQVISRVFKETGMARTAHFLDDIKTLGFQSAYKGGLSMGLGDINIPAEKEVLVEQAKKDVDAVWQNYSMGLITDNERYNQVIDIWTRINNQITETLMRRLENEDQGFNSIFMMMHSGARGSREQIRQLGGMRGLMAKPQKSLQGSVGEIIENPILSNFKEGLDVIEYFISTHGARKGLADTALKTADAGYLTRRLVDVSQDVIVNEEDCGTLRGLEVSALKDNEDIVESLSERILGRVTVHDVYDPITNELIVESGSEITEDIARDIENTAIEAVEIRSVLTCESKRGICAKCYGRNLATGFMVQKGEAVGVIAAQSIGEPGTQLTLRTFHVGGTASNIAVEATIKAKFAGKIEYEDVRTIDTINNEGEPVKVVMGRSGEVKIVDPNTGKLFISNHVPYGSFLTVTDGQIIEKGDNICSWDPYNAVILSEFDGTVTYESIIEGITYREESDEQTGYREKVIIDTKDKTQNPAIIVNPKNGEPKGYNIPVGAHIVVEDGEKIKAGQILVKIPRAIGKTRDITGGLPRVTELFEARNPSNPAVVSEIDGVVTYGSVKRGNREIFIESKDGVKKKYMVPLSKHILVQDNDFVRAGMPLSDGAITPTDILNIQGPGAVQEYLVNEIQEVYRLQGVKINDKHIEVVVRQMMQKVVIIDPGDTSFLEHQVVDKINFMEENDRIIDMKVVEEAGDSANLKPGQIVTARRLRDENSSLKRRDLRLVTVRDASPAVSRPTLQGITQASLGTQSFISAASFQETTKVLSEAAIKGKADELLGLKENVIVGHLIPAGTGLKEYQKLIVGSQEEYESLTESKKASAKSRQQALQNK
- a CDS encoding DUF3467 domain-containing protein, with product MAEEQQNQNQINIELSEEIAEGQYANLAMIAHSSSEFVIDFIRLMPGLPKAKVKSRVVITPEHAKRLLAALADNIKKYEQSFGDIKQANETPSFPMNFGGTVGEA
- the rpsL gene encoding 30S ribosomal protein S12, which gives rise to MPTIQQLVRKGREKLTSKSKSPALDSCPQRRGVCTRVYTTTPKKPNSAMRKVARVRLTNGKEVNAYIPGEGHNLQEHSIVLIRGGRVKDLPGVRYHIVRGALDTAGVSGRLQSRSKYGAKRPKPGQAPAAAGKGKKK
- the rpsG gene encoding 30S ribosomal protein S7, translating into MRKAKPKSRILLPDPKYKETLVTRFVNYLMVDGKKSVAYGIFYDAVDLVEQRTKENGLETWKKALNNIMPSVEVKSRRVGGATFQVPTEVRPDRRVSLGIKWMISYSRKRGEKTMKDKLAGEIIAAAKGEGAAVKKKDDTHRMAEANKAFSHFRF